The Mycobacteriales bacterium genome has a window encoding:
- a CDS encoding type II toxin-antitoxin system Phd/YefM family antitoxin has translation MKIVPVRDFRGDLANLLDEVADRREHVVVTRRGKPAAVLVPVDEYDALEETAEILSDPEAMDAVAAGLAEVERGETVTLADLRARLAERREDR, from the coding sequence GTGAAGATCGTGCCGGTGCGGGACTTCCGCGGTGACCTCGCCAACCTGCTCGACGAGGTCGCCGACCGGCGCGAGCACGTCGTGGTGACCCGCCGGGGCAAGCCGGCCGCGGTCCTCGTCCCGGTGGACGAGTACGACGCGCTGGAGGAGACGGCCGAGATCCTCTCCGACCCGGAGGCGATGGACGCCGTGGCGGCGGGACTCGCCGAGGTGGAGCGCGGGGAGACGGTCACCCTGGCGGACCTCCGGGCGCGGTTGGCGGAGCGGCGCGAGGACCGGTAG
- a CDS encoding type II toxin-antitoxin system RelE/ParE family toxin yields the protein MPRVVLARRVQAEVLALPWPLGDAVADALALLERDPEAGHALRGRLRGLRSLRVGVYRVIYQVAEGGRTVRVLAVRHRAQAYETDPR from the coding sequence ATGCCGCGCGTCGTCCTCGCGCGCCGCGTGCAGGCCGAGGTGCTGGCGTTGCCGTGGCCGCTCGGCGACGCGGTCGCCGACGCGCTGGCGCTGCTCGAACGCGACCCGGAGGCCGGCCACGCACTGCGGGGGCGGCTGCGCGGGCTGCGGTCGTTGCGGGTGGGCGTGTACCGCGTGATCTACCAGGTGGCCGAGGGCGGGCGCACCGTGCGCGTGCTCGCGGTGCGGCACCGGGCGCAGGCGTACGAGACCGACCCGCGCTGA
- a CDS encoding replication-associated recombination protein A — protein MERSLFDEAQERAEARVAPLAVRLRPRTLDEVVGQAHLLGPGTPLRRLVEGDAPISLVLWGPPGTGKTTLAYVVAAATERRFRELSAVTAGVKDVRKVIDEARDALALNGAQTVLFVDEVHRFSKTQQDALLPAVENRWVTLVAATTENPFFSVISPLLSRSLLLRLEPLSDGDVRAVVARALADERGYGGRLALADDATDHLVRIAGGDARRALTALEAAAGAAEALGETTVTLERLEEAVDRAAVRYDRDGDEHFDVASAFIKSLRGSDVDAALHYLARMLEAGEDPRFVARRLMIFASEDVGMADPAALPVAVSAAQALEMIGLPEARLNLAQATIHLALAPKSNAVITAIGRATDDVRRGDIGRVPPHLRDSHYAGAKKIAHGKGYRYPHDFPAGIVAQQYAPDVVHGREYYVPTDHGAERDAAARLSRIRAALRGGGNEPEESDTR, from the coding sequence GTGGAGCGGTCGCTCTTCGACGAGGCGCAGGAGCGGGCGGAGGCGCGGGTCGCGCCGCTCGCGGTACGCCTGCGCCCGCGCACGCTGGACGAGGTCGTCGGGCAGGCGCACCTGCTCGGCCCGGGCACGCCGTTGCGCCGGCTGGTCGAGGGGGACGCGCCGATCTCGCTGGTGCTGTGGGGGCCGCCCGGCACCGGCAAGACGACACTCGCCTACGTCGTCGCGGCGGCGACCGAACGCCGCTTCCGCGAGCTGTCCGCGGTGACGGCGGGCGTGAAGGACGTCCGCAAGGTCATCGACGAGGCGCGCGACGCGCTGGCGCTGAACGGCGCGCAGACGGTGCTGTTCGTGGACGAGGTGCACCGCTTCTCGAAGACGCAGCAGGACGCGCTGCTGCCGGCGGTGGAGAACCGCTGGGTGACGCTGGTGGCGGCGACGACGGAGAACCCGTTCTTCTCGGTGATCTCGCCGCTGCTGTCGCGGTCGCTGCTGCTGCGGCTGGAGCCGCTGTCCGACGGTGACGTGCGGGCGGTGGTGGCGCGGGCGCTGGCGGACGAGCGCGGCTACGGCGGCCGCCTGGCGCTGGCGGACGACGCGACCGACCACCTGGTGCGGATCGCGGGCGGCGACGCCCGGCGCGCGCTGACGGCGCTGGAGGCGGCGGCGGGGGCGGCGGAGGCGCTGGGCGAGACGACGGTGACGCTGGAACGCCTCGAGGAGGCGGTCGACCGTGCCGCCGTGCGCTACGACCGCGACGGCGACGAGCACTTCGACGTGGCGAGCGCGTTCATCAAGAGCCTGCGCGGGTCGGACGTGGACGCGGCGCTGCACTACCTGGCCCGGATGCTGGAGGCGGGGGAGGACCCGCGCTTCGTCGCGCGGCGACTGATGATCTTCGCGAGCGAGGACGTGGGGATGGCCGACCCGGCGGCGTTGCCGGTGGCGGTCAGCGCGGCGCAGGCGCTGGAGATGATCGGGCTGCCGGAGGCCCGGCTGAACCTCGCCCAGGCCACGATCCACCTGGCCCTCGCGCCGAAGTCCAACGCCGTCATCACGGCGATCGGCCGCGCCACCGACGACGTGCGGCGCGGCGACATCGGCCGGGTGCCGCCGCACCTGCGGGACAGCCACTACGCCGGCGCCAAGAAGATCGCGCACGGCAAGGGGTACCGATATCCTCACGACTTCCCCGCCGGGATCGTCGCCCAGCAGTACGCGCCGGACGTCGTCCACGGCAGGGAGTACTACGTGCCGACCGACCACGGCGCGGAACGAGACGCCGCCGCGCGCCTGAGCCGGATCCGCGCCGCCCTCCGGGGCGGCGGCAACGAGCCCGAGGAGAGCGACACCCGATGA
- a CDS encoding DUF948 domain-containing protein translates to MIGPGGYAVIILAIGWILLVAFLAYVLVKLGGVLQSTEELVDGITEKTIPLLGEVTASVVHVNAELERVDAITENVQTMSSNVAGLTTLFGATLGSPLVKVAAFSYGVRRAASRRAKSDVEARIKDELKAERATRKGRR, encoded by the coding sequence ATGATCGGTCCCGGCGGCTACGCCGTCATCATCCTGGCCATCGGCTGGATCCTGCTCGTGGCGTTCCTGGCGTACGTGCTGGTGAAGCTCGGCGGCGTCCTGCAGTCCACCGAGGAGCTGGTGGACGGCATCACCGAGAAGACGATCCCGCTGCTCGGCGAGGTCACCGCGAGCGTCGTCCACGTCAACGCCGAGCTGGAACGCGTCGACGCGATCACCGAGAACGTCCAGACCATGTCGAGCAACGTCGCCGGGCTGACGACGCTGTTCGGCGCGACGCTGGGCAGCCCGCTCGTGAAGGTGGCGGCGTTCTCCTACGGCGTCCGCCGCGCGGCGTCGCGGCGCGCCAAGAGCGACGTCGAGGCGCGCATCAAGGACGAGCTGAAGGCCGAGCGGGCGACGAGGAAGGGCCGCCGATGA